One segment of Salvia splendens isolate huo1 chromosome 20, SspV2, whole genome shotgun sequence DNA contains the following:
- the LOC121781260 gene encoding CDGSH iron-sulfur domain-containing protein NEET-like — translation MASLFSTTYASLSYGGRGPAASKPPRRMVVVRAEAINPDIRKTEEKVVDSVLLPEISKPVTAYCRCWRSGTFPLCDGGHLKHNKATGDNVGPLLLKQK, via the exons ATGGCTTCTCTCTTCTCCACCACTTATGCTTCCCTTTCCTACGGTGGACGTGGACCCGCCGCCTCGAAACCACCGCGGCGCATGGTGGTGGTAAGGGCGGAGGCCATCAACCCGGACATCCGTAAGACGGAGGAGAAAGTGGTGGATTCGGTGCTTCTCCCCGAAATCTCCAAGCCTGTCACTGCTTACTGCAG GTGTTGGAGGTCGGGGACGTTTCCTTTGTGTGACGGGGGCCATTTGAAGCACAACAAGGCCACCGGAGATAACGTTGGCCCGTTGCTCTTGAAGCAGAAGTGA
- the LOC121780920 gene encoding K(+) efflux antiporter 5-like has protein sequence MGRGKDRGILIMIPLILIFCAESSYSARSKQEIRDEFFGDLIHNTTTTEDGDASIAKMFDRVLEKEFSETDKPESSGESSFNSSVADQQAELETVAKITHEKIKKNESIEANVTKPFQFQDVFSLETEDSDDVETLIDRKDNVFVMSNKKSKYPVLQVDFRLISDLVVVIVSAATGGIIFSRLGQPVIVGYLLAGSIIGPGGLKFINEMVQVETVAQFGVVFLLFGLGLEFSLAKLKVVGPVAVLGGLLQIIILIFLCGMIALLCEAKLSEGVFVGCFLSMSSTAVVVKFLVEQNSSNALHGQVTIGTLIFQDCAVGLLFALLPVLGGNSGLLRGMISMGKLLLTLSVYLIVASIMTWSFVPRFLNLMMQLSSQTNELYQLATVAFCLISAWCSDKLGLSLELGSFVAGIMISTTEYTQHTLNQVEPVRNLFAALFLSSIGMLIHVQFLWAHVDILLVSVILVVVVKTTVAAGITKAFGYNLKASLVVGVLLAQIGEFAFVLLSRASNLHIVEGNMYLLLLGTTALSLVATPILFKLIPALMHLGVLMHWFPSEAIDKEDKIPIVRST, from the exons ATGGGGAGAGGGAAGGATCGTGGAATCCTAATTATGATTCCGTTAATTCTCATTTTCTGCGCTGAATCAAGTTATTCGGCTAGATCGAAGCAAGAAATCAGGGATGAATTCTTCGGCGATCTAATTCATAATACGACGACCACGGAAGATGGAGACGCTAGCATCGCCAAGATGTTTGATCGTGTGCTGGAGAAAGAGTTCTCAGAGACTGATAAACCTGAAA GTTCTGGGGAAAGCAGTTTCAACAGCAGTGTGGCAGATCAGCAG GCTGAATTGGAGACTGTTGCTAAAATCACCCATGAGaagataaagaaaaatgagagtATTGAAGCTAA TGTTACCAAACCTTTCCAATTTCAAGATGTCTTTTCTCTTGAAACTGAAGATTCTGATGATGTGGAAACTCTAATAGACAGAAAG GATAATGTGTTTGTGATGTCAAACAAGAAATCAAAATACCCAGTGCTTCAAGTAGATTTCAG gctaatttcagatttggtggtTGTGATAGTCTCTGCTGCCACTGGTGGAATAATCTTTTCCCGTTTAGGCCAACCA GTCATTGTTGGCTATCTTCTTGCTGGATCAATTATTGGACCCGGTGGACTGAAATTTATAAATGAGATGGTGCAG GTTGAGACTGTTGCACAGTTTGGTGTTGTATTTCTTCTATTTGGTTTGGGACTTGAGTTCTCTTTAGCAAAG CTTAAAGTCGTCGGTCCTGTTGCTGTTCTTGGTGGATTgcttcagataatcattcttattTTCTTGTGTGGCATGATTGCATTG TTATGTGAAGCAAAGTTGTCTGAGGGTGTATTTGTTGGTTGTTTTCTTTCAATGTCCTCAACTGCAGTG GTGGTGAAATTTCTGGTTGAGCAGAATAGTAGCAATGCCCTTCATGGTCAAGTGACTATTGGAACACTTATTTTTCAG GACTGTGCTGTGGGGTTGTTATTTGCTTTGCTCCCTGTTCTAGGTGGCAATAGTGGCCTTCTCCGTGGAATGATCTCCATGGGAAAATT GCTACTCACTCTGTCCGTGTACCTCATCGTGGCTTCCATAATGACTTGGTCTTTCGTTCCTCGGTTTTTAAACTTGATGATGCAATTGTCATCCCAG ACAAATGAGCTCTATCAGCTGGCTACTGTGGCATTCTGCTTGATATCGGCATGG TGCAGTGACAAACTGGGACTCAGTCTTGAATTGGGTTCATTTGTGGCTGGGATCATGATATCGACCACAGAATATACACAGCACACCTTGAACCAG GTGGAGCCGGTTCGTAACTTATTTGCTGCTCTCTTCCTGTCTAGCATCGGAATGCTCATACATGTGCAGTTCCTGTGGGCACATGTGGATATATTGCTTGTGTCAGTAATACTGGTTGTGGTAGTTAAGACAACAGTTGCCGCTGGCATCACAAAAGCCTTTGGCTATAATCTCAAGGCATCACTTGTT GTCGGAGTATTGCTGGCACAAATCGGAGAGTTTGCATTTGTTCTCTTGAGCCGTGCCTCAAACCTGCATATTGTTGAG GGGAATATGTACCTTCTTCTTCTGGGAACAACAGCACTCAGTCTT GTCGCAACTCCCATCTTATTCAAATTGATACCTGCTTTGATGCATCTAGGGGTTCTTATGCATTGGTTTCCTTCAGAGGCAATTGACAAGGAG GATAAAATCCCCATTGTTCGAAGCACGTGA
- the LOC121782857 gene encoding cysteine and histidine-rich domain-containing protein RAR1 — protein MAKVRCQRIGCDAVFSEDDNPDGSCTFHASGPLFHDGMKEWSCCKKRSHDFSLFLEIPGCKTGKHTTEKPVLTKPAPAQKKPVSVPTPLANSSSKDTCPRCRQGFFCSDHGSHNQETNPKSAASPNNGSGLDIQEPEPEPPKPKKIIDINQPQTCRNKGCGKSFKEKDNHDTACEYHPGPPVFHDRMRGWKCCDIHVKEFDEFMSIPPCAKGWHNADPTS, from the exons ATGGCGAAGGTTCGATGCCAGAGAATCGGATGCGACGCAGTGTTCTCTGAAGATGACAATCCCGACGGCTCCTGCACTTTTCATGCTTCT GGT CCCTTGTTTCATGATGGGATGAAAGAATGGAGCTGTTGCAAGAAAAGGAGCCATGATTTCagtttatttttggaaattccTGG TTGCAAGACAGGAAAACATACAACTGAAAAACCTGTGCTCACTAAGCCTGCTCCAGCTCAAAAGAAGCCAGTTTCCGTTCCAACACCCCTGGCTAATTCCTCTTCAAAAGATACCTGTCCTAGGTGCCGCCAAGGATTCTTCTGTTCCGACCATG GTTCACACAACCAAGAAACGAATCCAAAATCTGCAGCAAGTCCAAATAATGGAAGTGGTCTGGATATCCaagaaccagaaccagaaccaccTAAACCCAAGAAAATTATCGATATAAACCAACCCCAGACCTGCAGAAATAAGGGATGTGGAAAAAGTTTCAAAGAGAAGGATAATCACGATACAGCATGTGAATATCATCCCGGGCCGCCTGTCTTCCACGACAGGATGAGGGGG TGGAAATGTTGCGACATTCATGTCAAAGAATTTGATGAATTCATGAGCATACCGCCTTGTGCAAAGGGATGGCACAATGCTGATCCAACGTCATGA